The Staphylococcus carnosus genome has a segment encoding these proteins:
- the nagB gene encoding glucosamine-6-phosphate deaminase, whose protein sequence is MEIYNLKDKSTASIYTAIEMLKTIKTKPDAIFGLATGSTMVDLYPQLSNLLNVNKVDVSQVRTFNLDEYVGLNAEHTQSYHTYMHERLFQQYEGWNQNNIHIPNGIADDMEHEGEHYEKLLQDIGKPDIQILGIGENGHIGFNEPGTPFDSVTRIVDLTPSTLHANSVHFETEDEVPKQAISMGLSSIMRAKRIILLAFGEKKIDAIQRLAAGNVSEDLPASILHNHPNVEIIVDETIYKAL, encoded by the coding sequence ATGGAAATTTATAATTTAAAGGACAAAAGCACAGCAAGTATTTATACAGCAATAGAAATGCTAAAAACAATAAAGACAAAACCCGATGCGATTTTCGGTTTAGCGACAGGTTCTACAATGGTCGATCTTTATCCTCAACTGTCTAACCTATTAAACGTTAACAAAGTAGATGTTAGCCAGGTACGTACATTTAATTTAGATGAATATGTGGGGCTTAATGCAGAGCATACACAAAGTTATCATACTTATATGCATGAACGTTTGTTCCAACAATATGAAGGCTGGAATCAAAATAACATTCATATTCCTAATGGTATAGCAGATGACATGGAGCATGAAGGTGAACACTACGAAAAATTACTGCAAGATATCGGCAAACCTGATATTCAAATTCTCGGTATCGGCGAAAATGGACACATTGGTTTCAATGAACCTGGCACTCCTTTCGATAGTGTTACACGTATTGTGGATTTAACGCCTTCTACATTGCATGCCAACAGTGTTCACTTTGAAACTGAAGATGAAGTACCAAAACAAGCTATTTCAATGGGACTATCTTCTATTATGCGCGCGAAACGCATTATTTTACTTGCTTTCGGAGAGAAAAAGATTGATGCGATTCAGCGCCTAGCAGCTGGAAATGTTTCTGAAGATCTTCCCGCTTCTATCTTGCATAATCACCCGAATGTCGAAATCATTGTAGATGAAACAATTTACAAAGCGCTTTAA
- a CDS encoding N-acetylmannosamine-6-phosphate 2-epimerase yields MERVVMLPQGLIVSCQALPDEPLHSSFIMSKLALAAYEGGAVGIRANTKEDIEAIKTEVPLPVIGIVKRDYEGSDVFITATSKEVDELIESGCEVIALDATKQKRPKETLEELVTYIRKHAPNVEIMADISTVEEAVNADKLGFDYVGTTLRGYTSYTKGHILFEDDFAFLKEVLDKVNAKVIAEGNVITPEMYQTVSNLGVYCTVVGGAITRPKQITERFVQAAKDQS; encoded by the coding sequence ATGGAGCGTGTTGTTATGTTACCACAAGGATTGATAGTTTCATGCCAAGCATTGCCTGATGAACCATTGCATTCATCATTTATAATGTCGAAATTAGCACTTGCTGCTTATGAGGGTGGAGCAGTTGGTATTCGTGCTAATACAAAAGAAGATATCGAAGCAATCAAAACAGAAGTCCCTTTACCTGTCATCGGTATCGTCAAACGAGATTACGAAGGTTCGGATGTATTCATTACTGCTACTTCTAAAGAAGTCGATGAATTAATTGAAAGTGGTTGTGAAGTCATCGCATTAGACGCTACGAAACAAAAACGTCCGAAAGAGACACTGGAAGAATTAGTAACTTACATTCGTAAACATGCACCTAATGTAGAGATTATGGCAGATATTTCTACAGTCGAAGAAGCAGTCAATGCAGATAAACTAGGTTTTGATTATGTCGGCACAACACTTCGCGGTTATACCTCTTATACTAAAGGACATATTCTTTTTGAAGATGATTTTGCGTTTTTAAAAGAAGTATTAGACAAAGTAAATGCTAAAGTTATTGCTGAAGGGAATGTCATTACACCTGAGATGTATCAAACTGTCAGTAATCTCGGTGTATATTGCACAGTAGTAGGAGGCGCAATCACACGTCCAAAACAAATCACAGAACGCTTTGTTCAAGCAGCAAAAGATCAGTCATAA